The DNA segment AGTACGGTAAGATCATCGCAATACCCGCTAACGAATTGGAGGGTGGCTTTGATGTGGTGATCAACTCAACAGCGTCGAGTATGAGTGGTGACCTACCAGGTGTTCCTAGTACTATTTTCACCTCCAGTACGACAGCGTATGACATGGCATATAAGTCGCACGTTACCAGCTTCAACCAGTGGGCAAAAGAGCATGGTGCGAGCAAAACGCTGGATGGGCTTGGCATGTTGGTAGGTCAGGCTGCGGAAAGCTTTATGGTATGGCGCGGGTTAATGCCAGGAACCAAGCAAGTACTCAGAGAATTAAGAAAGAACTTAGAGGGCTTATAGTGAATCAATCAATCCTATTTCCTGACATTCAAACGTGGGATGAAGAGAAGCAATGTGTTTTGTTTCCCGCACAGCAGGGGGGGGCACTGATTGAATGTGCAATCTCTAAAGCTAGATTAGAGATGCTTTCTCAACAGACTTGCGAAACAGAGAAGCAAGCATTAGCACTTTTTTGTCAGTTTCGGTTCGACATTGAAGAGTTAGTAGAGGAAGAGATAGAGGAAGAGAACTTCGACCCACAGGGGAGAGTCGCATTATAGTGGTTGTTCGCTCTCTTCTATATATAGACGTAATAAATGTGTGGTGATGTCAGTCGTCACCACACGCCTATAGATTAATGACATGCTCTAAATAGTCATTTTTGTTCTGCACATAGTTATCAGCAGAACGTTGCAAAAAAGCCGATTCTTTTTCAGTCAGCCTTCGAGCTTGCTTTACAGGGCTACCAACGTACAGAAAGCCAGATTCTAGAACCTTTCCTGGAGGCACCAAGGCTCCAGCACCGATCATTACGTCGGATTCGATAATGGCGCCATCCAAGAGAATTGCCCCCATACCAACTAAAACTCGATCTTTTATCTCACAGCCGTGGAGCATCACCTTGTGACCCACAGTTACATCGTTGCCAATGATAAGCGGGTAACCGTTCGGGTTATCTTGATTCTTATGAGTCACGTGCAACACTGAGCCATCTTGGATGTTTGTGCGGTTTCCAATGTGGATATGGTTTACATCGCCACGAGCGGCCACAAATGGCCAGATACTCGCATCATCTCCTAACACAATATCGCCAACTAAAACGGATGTTTCGTCTATATAGACGCGTTCGCCAACTTTTGGGCTTAATCCTTTGTAACTACGTAAAGACGCCATAAAACTACTCTTTTGCTAATAAATAGGGGGAAATAATAGAGAAGAATAGTAAAAATAGCCTGTTTTGAGCAAAAAAACAGCTAACGGCAAGAAAATATAAAAAAACCCAAAAAAGGGCTTGCCAACTGATCGGCAATCTCTATAATGCCACCTCGCTGACACGGGAGAGGCCGAAAGGAATCAAACGAAGTCAGTAAGTGCAAAACGTTTCAAGCGAATCGCTTGAAAAAAGATTTAAAAAAGTGGTTGACACGAAAACTTAAATCGCTAAAATGCACGTCCGCTTTGAGGGAAAGCCTGAAAGCAACGCTCTTTAACAATATAAACCTATCAATCTGTGTGGGCACTCGTTGATGATAATCCAAAATGAAGCTTAGGCTTCAACTTAGATTTCAATGAACTGAGTGACCAATCGATACATTAGTATCGGCACAGTCAATTCATTATCGTTCTGTTGGAACGATAATAGCTTTAAAATTACATTAGTAGTTTTGAAGTCAGTATTCATTGAGTCAGTTCTTCGGAACATCAAAATCTTAAATTGAAGAGTTTGATCATGGCTCAGATTGAACGCTGGCGGCAGGCCTAACACATGCAAGTCGAGCGGCAGCGACATGATAGAAGCTTCGGTGGAAATCATGGGCGGCGAGCGGCGGACGGGTGAGTAATGCCTGGGAATATGCCTTGATGTGGGGGATAACTATTGGAAACGATAGCTAATACCGCATAATGCCTTCGGGCCAAAGAGGGGGACCTTCGGGCCTCTCGCGTCAAGATTAGCCCAGGTGGGATTAGCTAGTTGGTGAGGTAAAGGCTCACCAAGGCGACGATCCCTAGCTGGTCTGAGAGGATGATCAGCCACACTGGAACTGAGACACGGTCCAGACTCCTACGGGAGGCAGCAGTGGGGAATATTGCACAATGGGCGCAAGCCTGATGCAGCCATGCCGCGTGTGTGAAGAAGGCCTTCGGGTTGTAAAGCACTTTCAGCAGTGAGGAAGGCGGGTACGTTAATAGCGTGCTCGTTTGACGTTAGCTGCAGAAGAAGCACCGGCTAACTCCGTGCCAGCAGCCGCGGTAATACGGAGGGTGCGAGCGTTAATCGGAATTACTGGGCGTAAAGCGCATGCAGGTGGTTTGTTAAGTCAGATGTGAAAGCCCGGGGCTCAACCTCGGAACAGCATTTGAAACTGGCAGACTAGAGTACTGTAGAGGGGGGTAGAATTTCAGGTGTAGCGGTGAAATGCGTAGAGATCTGAAGGAATACCGGTGGCGAAGGCGGCCCCCTGGACAGATACTGACACTCAGATGCGAAAGCGTGGGGAGCAAACAGGATTAGATACCCTGGTAGTCCACGCCGTAAACGATGTCTACTTGGAGGTTGTGGCCTTGAGCCGTGGCTTTCGGAGCTAACGCGTTAAGTAGACCGCCTGGGGAGTACGGTCGCAAGATTAAAACTCAAATGAATTGACGGGGGCCCGCACAAGCGGTGGAGCATGTGGTTTAATTCGATGCAACGCGAAGAACCTTACCTACTCTTGACATCCAGAGAACTTTTCAGAGATGAATTGGTGCCTTCGGGAACTCTGAGACAGGTGCTGCATGGCTGTCGTCAGCTCGTGTTGTGAAATGTTGGGTTAAGTCCCGCAACGAGCGCAACCCTTATCCTTGTTTGCCAGCACTTCGGGTGGGAACTCCAGGGAGACTGCCGGTGATAAACCGGAGGAAGGTGGGGACGACGTCAAGTCATCATGGCCCTTACGAGTAGGGCTACACACGTGCTACAATGGCGCATACAGAGGGCAGCCAACTTGCGAGAGTGAGCGAATCCCAAAAAGTGCGTCGTAGTCCGGATTGGAGTCTGCAACTCGACTCCATGAAGTCGGAATCGCTAGTAATCGTGGATCAGAATGCCACGGTGAATACGTTCCCGGGCCTTGTACACACCGCCCGTCACACCATGGGAGTGGGCTGCAAAAGAAGTGGGTAGTTTAACCTTCGGGAGGACGCTCACCACTTTGTGGTTCATGACTGGGGTGAAGTCGTAACAAGGTAGCCCTAGGGGAACCTGGGGCTGGATCACCTCCTTATACGATGATTATTGCGATGAGTGTTCACACAGATTGATTGGTTTAATTTGAGCTCAGTTTGCTTCTGCTTTTAAGCAGAAATAAACAAACCGTGTCCCGTTCGTCTAGAGGCCTAGGACACCGCCCTTTCACGGCGGTAACAGGGGTTCGACTCCCCTACGGGATGCCATCTTTAAGCGCATTCGATGAGTGCTTTTAAAAATGGTTACTTCTTTTGAAGTGATTAGCTCTTTAACAATTTGGAAAGCTGACGAATAACAACAATCCCCATCTCTTTGAGATGCGTTGTTATTCAATTAAAAGTTCTCAAATCCTAAAACTACGGTTTTAGGTACCAACACACATTCAAGTGTTCTTGGAAGTATCGAAAGATACTTATATTTGAGTCCGGCAAAATCGAGTCTGCATCATGTATAAAAATTGCAGACAACTTTGGTTGTTTAAACAACAACTCGAAACTCCTTCGGGTTGTATGGTTAAGTGACTAAGCGTACACGGTGGATGCCTTGGCAGTCAGAGGCGATGAAAGGCGTATTAACTTGCGATAAGCTCAGATTAGGTAGTAAAAACCTGTGAGTCTGAGATTCCTGAATGGGGAAACCCAGCACCATAAGGTGTTATCACTAACTGAATACATAGGTTAGTGAGGCGAACCGGGGGAACTGAAACATCTAAGTACCCCGAGGAAAAGAAATCAACCGAGATTCCGAAAGTAGCGGCGAGCGAAATTGGATTAGCCCTTAAGCTTTTAGTGAGACAGGTGAAGCCTCTGGAAAGTGGCGCGATACAGGGTGATAGCCCCGTAACCGACATCTCATCATCAGTGAAATCGAGTAGGGCGGGACACGTGATATCCTGTCTGAATATGGGGGGACCATCCTCCAAGGCTAAATACTACTGACTGACCGATAGTGAACCAGTACCGTGAGGGAAAGGCGAAAAGAACCCCTGTGAGGGGAGTGAAATAGAACCTGAAACCGTGTACGTACAAGCAGTAGGAGCACCTTCGTGGTGTGACTGCGTACCTTTTGTATAATGGGTCAGCGACTTATATTCAGTAGCAAGGTTAACCATCTAGGGGAGCCGTAGAGAAATCGAGTCTTAACTGGGCGTCGAGTTGCTGGATATAGACCCGAAACCAGGTGATCTAGCCATGGGCAGGTTGAAGGTTGAGTAACATCAACTGGAGGACCGAACCGACTAATGTTGAAAAATTAGCGGATGACTTGTGGCTAGGGGTGAAAGGCCAATCAAACCTGGAGATAGCTGGTTCTCCCCGAAATCTATTTAGGTAGAGCCTCGGACGAATACCACTGGGGGTAGAGCACTGTTAAGGCTAGGGGGTCATCCCGACTTACCAACCCTTTGCAAACTCCGAATACCAGTGAGTACTATCCGGGAGACACACGGCGGGTGCTAACGTCCGTCGTGGAGAGGGAAACAACCCAGACCGCCAGCTAAGGTCCCAAAGTATAGCTAAGTGGGAAACGATGTGGGAAGGCTTAGACAGCTAGGATGTTGGCTTAGAAGCAGCCATCATTTAAAGAAAGCGTAATAGCTCACTAGTCGAGTCGGCCTGCGCGGAAGATGTAACGGGGCTAAGCTATACACCGAAGCTGCGGCAATGACTTTTAGTCATTGGGTAGGGGAGCGTTCTGTAAGCCGTTGAAGGTGGACTGTAAGGTCTGCTGGAGGTATCAGAAGTGCGAATGCTGACATGAGTAACGATAAAGGGGGTGAAAAACCTCCTCGCCGGAAGACCAAGGGTTCCTGTCCAACGTTAATCGGGGCAGGGTAAGTCGACCCCTAAGGCGAGGCCGAAAGGCGTAGTCGATGGGAAACGGGTTAATATTCCCGTACTTCTTACAATTGCGATGGGGGGACGGAGAAGGCTAGGTGGGCCTGGCGACGGTTGTCCAGGTTCAAGTGCGTAGGCTTGAGAGTTAGGTAAATCCGGCTCTCTTTAAGGCTGAGACACGATGTCGAGCTACTACGGTAGTGAAGTCATTGATGCCATGCTTCCAGGAAAAGCCTCTAAGCTTCAGATTGTAAGGAATCGTACCCCAAACCGACACAGGTGGTCGGGTAGAGAATACCAAGGCGCTTGAGAGAACTCGGGTGAAGGAACTAGGCAAAATGGTACCGTAACTTCGGGAGAAGGTACGCTCCTCGCGGTGAAGTCCCTTGCGGATGGAGCTATGGGGAGTCGCAGATACCAGGTGGCTGCAACTGTTTATTAAAAACACAGCACTGTGCAAAATCGTAAGATGACGTATACGGTGTGACGCCTGCCCGGTGCCGGAAGGTTAATTGATGGGGTTAGACTTAGGTCGAAGCTCTTGATCGAAGCCCCGGTAAACGGCGGCCGTAACTATAACGGTCCTAAGGTAGCGAAATTCCTTGTCGGGTAAGTTCCGACCTGCACGAATGGCGTAATGATGGCCACGCTGTCTCCACC comes from the Vibrio astriarenae genome and includes:
- a CDS encoding DUF1488 domain-containing protein; the protein is MNQSILFPDIQTWDEEKQCVLFPAQQGGALIECAISKARLEMLSQQTCETEKQALALFCQFRFDIEELVEEEIEEENFDPQGRVAL
- a CDS encoding gamma carbonic anhydrase family protein, whose amino-acid sequence is MASLRSYKGLSPKVGERVYIDETSVLVGDIVLGDDASIWPFVAARGDVNHIHIGNRTNIQDGSVLHVTHKNQDNPNGYPLIIGNDVTVGHKVMLHGCEIKDRVLVGMGAILLDGAIIESDVMIGAGALVPPGKVLESGFLYVGSPVKQARRLTEKESAFLQRSADNYVQNKNDYLEHVINL